A region of Fibrobacter succinogenes subsp. succinogenes S85 DNA encodes the following proteins:
- a CDS encoding cell division protein FtsQ/DivIB translates to MTTEETTMFGRRIGYNERKRRRKRARMRRMRIANAVRWYKRKGWVLTLLLVVATVALWQSRFYLHQINPLELRHLQYIEIEGNRMLSWEDVVQSAQVETGMLMSELDADSVKKSLLQIPLIHSAEVESKFPSSLYIKLQEASPILSVLDGGKGTVYSERGLSLPMSMMTALRLPILEKESEGKVKQVAQFLFTMRNEDKPLYDRVSQVGWSEKDRAFEVFFKDAGYRVMFPDSNWNRDLFALYDAIGKGFRKDLLCAGEVDMRFHGFAYIKNFDKRCING, encoded by the coding sequence TTGACAACTGAAGAAACAACAATGTTCGGTCGACGGATCGGATACAACGAACGTAAGCGCAGACGCAAGCGCGCCCGTATGAGACGGATGCGCATTGCCAATGCTGTTCGTTGGTACAAGCGCAAGGGCTGGGTCTTGACTCTGCTCCTTGTCGTGGCTACCGTCGCACTGTGGCAGAGTCGTTTCTATCTACACCAGATCAATCCGCTCGAACTCAGGCACTTGCAGTACATCGAAATCGAAGGCAATCGCATGCTTTCATGGGAAGATGTGGTGCAGAGCGCCCAGGTGGAAACGGGCATGCTCATGTCGGAACTGGATGCCGACTCTGTCAAGAAGTCTCTCTTGCAGATTCCGCTCATCCATTCTGCTGAAGTGGAAAGCAAGTTTCCGTCTTCGCTTTACATCAAGCTTCAGGAAGCGTCCCCGATTCTGTCAGTGCTTGATGGCGGCAAGGGAACGGTTTATTCTGAACGTGGACTGTCGCTCCCGATGTCGATGATGACGGCGCTTCGCCTGCCGATTCTTGAAAAGGAATCGGAAGGGAAGGTAAAACAGGTGGCCCAGTTCCTGTTTACCATGCGCAATGAGGACAAGCCGCTTTACGATCGTGTATCGCAGGTAGGCTGGTCCGAAAAAGACAGGGCTTTTGAAGTGTTTTTCAAGGATGCCGGGTATCGCGTGATGTTCCCGGATTCAAATTGGAATAGGGATTTGTTTGCTTTGTACGATGCTATCGGAAAAGGCTTTCGCAAGGATCTCCTTTGCGCAGGCGAGGTAGATATGAGATTTCATGGATTTGCGTATATAAAAAACTTTGATAAGAGGTGTATCAATGGATGA
- the ftsA gene encoding cell division protein FtsA encodes MDDNKQIVKKEDYIFGLDIGASKVNLFVGISEGDSVRVVECGDFPLESSDEYDSVVETLQKAVHTLESIAGVDVRDVYVGIAGKHVSSYSYKGLVSLPTNEVREEDIINVQRLASTLPDKAGEIIHIFPGDYTLDDTTGIRNPKGYTGRRLGVEVQVVTSRPNALQDIAKCVNRAGLNVAGFVLEPLAAASAVLSNDERELGVALIDIGAGSADIAVFVKDSVRYTASLDIAGNVITSDISKCLKVPVSLSKAEELKKKYGTCSLNNLIEDETFPVPGVGDRGEVLCSRKLLAQIITARVAEIFKLLAKDLEKHHLDTVIDGGIVLTGGCCNLAGIEEIATKVFKKPVHIGKPKGMSGIQDAYQNPSYATGIGLLYYANKKHRERKQRDTDTQLLVTVKKGMQRLRDIIKTYF; translated from the coding sequence ATGGATGACAATAAGCAAATAGTCAAAAAGGAAGACTACATTTTCGGGCTTGATATCGGCGCCTCGAAAGTGAATTTGTTCGTTGGCATCTCGGAAGGAGATTCCGTCCGAGTTGTGGAATGCGGTGATTTCCCGCTGGAATCGTCAGATGAATACGATTCTGTCGTTGAAACATTGCAGAAGGCCGTTCATACGCTTGAATCGATTGCGGGTGTCGATGTGCGCGATGTCTACGTGGGCATTGCGGGTAAGCACGTGTCGTCTTACAGCTACAAGGGACTCGTTTCGCTTCCGACAAACGAAGTCCGTGAAGAAGATATCATCAACGTTCAGAGATTGGCAAGCACGCTTCCGGATAAGGCGGGTGAAATCATCCATATTTTCCCGGGAGATTATACGCTGGATGATACGACGGGCATCCGTAATCCTAAGGGTTATACGGGCCGTCGCTTGGGAGTCGAAGTTCAGGTGGTTACCTCACGCCCGAACGCTCTCCAGGATATCGCAAAGTGCGTGAATCGCGCTGGCCTCAACGTGGCCGGCTTTGTGCTTGAACCGCTCGCAGCCGCATCCGCAGTTTTGTCTAATGACGAACGCGAACTTGGCGTGGCGCTGATCGACATTGGCGCAGGTTCTGCCGATATCGCCGTCTTTGTCAAGGATTCCGTGCGCTACACGGCATCGCTCGACATTGCGGGTAACGTTATTACTAGTGACATTAGCAAGTGCCTCAAGGTTCCGGTCTCGCTTTCGAAGGCTGAAGAACTCAAGAAAAAGTACGGCACCTGCTCGCTCAACAACTTGATTGAAGATGAAACCTTCCCGGTCCCTGGTGTGGGCGACCGTGGAGAAGTTCTTTGTTCTCGTAAACTTTTGGCACAAATTATTACTGCTCGCGTTGCAGAGATCTTCAAGCTTTTGGCCAAGGATTTGGAAAAGCACCACCTCGATACGGTCATTGATGGCGGTATCGTCCTTACGGGTGGCTGCTGCAACCTCGCCGGCATTGAAGAAATTGCAACAAAAGTATTCAAGAAGCCTGTCCATATCGGAAAGCCGAAGGGCATGAGCGGCATTCAGGATGCGTACCAGAATCCGTCTTATGCAACCGGCATTGGCCTCTTGTACTACGCGAACAAGAAACATCGCGAAAGAAAACAGCGTGATACGGATACCCAGTTGCTCGTAACTGTGAAGAAGGGTATGCAGCGCCTTCGCGACATCATCAAGACTTACTTCTAA